A genome region from Actinomycetota bacterium includes the following:
- a CDS encoding SDR family oxidoreductase codes for MGGGGPIGIDLHQRVTLVTGGTRGIGAGIASAFLGAGADVIVCARNQPHELPAAGERQARFVQADVRDPEDVADLVETVVGDHGRLDVLVNNAGGSPEVAAADASPRFSRAIIDLNLTAALLCATAANRVMAEQEDGGTIVNVASVSGLRPSPGTAAYGAAKAGLIQLTRSLAVEWAPRVRVNAVTPGLVRTDAALDHYGGEQGLTAVAETVPLGRLGTPCDVGHACLFLASDLAAYVTGANLVLDGGGERPAFLDAAERSAP; via the coding sequence ATGGGCGGAGGAGGACCGATCGGGATCGACCTGCACCAGCGGGTCACGCTGGTGACGGGCGGGACCCGAGGCATCGGGGCCGGGATCGCCAGCGCGTTCCTCGGGGCCGGTGCCGACGTGATCGTGTGCGCCCGGAACCAACCCCACGAGCTCCCAGCAGCGGGGGAGCGGCAGGCGCGCTTCGTGCAGGCCGACGTCCGGGACCCCGAGGATGTGGCCGACCTCGTGGAGACGGTCGTCGGGGACCACGGCCGGCTCGACGTCCTCGTGAACAACGCCGGGGGTTCGCCGGAGGTCGCGGCTGCGGACGCGTCCCCGCGGTTCTCCCGGGCCATCATCGACCTCAACCTGACGGCCGCCCTCCTCTGCGCCACAGCCGCGAACCGGGTGATGGCCGAGCAGGAGGACGGCGGGACCATCGTGAACGTCGCCAGCGTCAGCGGGCTGCGGCCGTCGCCAGGTACAGCCGCGTACGGTGCGGCGAAGGCCGGGCTGATCCAGCTCACCAGGAGCCTCGCCGTCGAGTGGGCCCCCAGGGTCCGGGTGAACGCGGTCACGCCTGGGCTCGTCCGCACCGACGCGGCGCTCGACCACTACGGCGGGGAGCAGGGTCTGACCGCCGTGGCGGAGACCGTCCCGCTCGGTCGCCTGGGGACACCCTGCGACGTCGGCCACGCGTGCCTGTTCCTCGCGTCCGATCTCGCCGCGTACGTCACCGGCGCGAACCTCGTCCTCGACGGCGGGGGGGAGCGACCCGCGTTCCTCGATGCGGCCGAGCGGTCCGCGCCGTGA
- a CDS encoding enoyl-CoA hydratase/isomerase family protein, which yields MAGDRLDGIVEVVVDVPPVNALTAAGWFELAQAVTEAGREPETRAVILRAEGRGFNAGVDVKALAADDTGQELVGVNRGCYVAFAAVYDCPVPVIAAVHGFCLGG from the coding sequence CTGGCAGGCGACCGGCTCGACGGGATCGTCGAGGTCGTCGTGGACGTTCCGCCGGTGAACGCGTTGACCGCCGCCGGGTGGTTCGAGCTCGCGCAGGCGGTGACCGAGGCGGGACGGGAACCGGAGACCCGCGCGGTGATCCTCCGGGCCGAGGGACGGGGGTTCAACGCCGGCGTCGACGTCAAGGCGCTGGCGGCCGACGACACCGGGCAGGAGCTCGTCGGGGTCAACCGCGGCTGCTACGTGGCGTTCGCGGCCGTGTACGACTGCCCGGTGCCGGTGATCGCCGCGGTGCACGGGTTCTGTCTCGGTGG